The DNA region AGactaattaatatcatttttttatataataaaatatcacATTTTTTAACATTCATTTTTATCGTATCATGTATtgaaaaatatttattattatataatttattgtgtCATCATTTTCATGTTGGTATCGCACACCTTAATGCTTTATTGAAAGATATTTTTATTTTAAGGTAATTTTTTTATATTGTATGGTTAAAATATTATTAACATCTGTATGAAACTTTAAAAGATATTTTttttacataaataaatattaatttaaaaaacttcaaaattaaaaaaaaatgaataaCTTTAATTACAGGTCCAGCTAATTAAAAATTAAATACATtaaattttgtaacaaataattataaataaaattaaaagatataaatattatttaaattaaaatatAGTGGATTTAGATTTTGGAGTAGTGGCTGTATTGTTGATGATTGTTTTAATATAATTGTGGGTTAATACTAGAACCGACCTGTCTAGATATTATTGAAAGAAAAAGGTTTTTTTGAAGATAGTCAGATTCCTCTCATTTTTCAACTGTTGGTGATTTAACACAACCCATCTTCTGGACCATTCCATTTTATTTCTTTCCTTTCGTCATCTTATACTCTTCTTGCTTGCCAAGTTGCCATacccatacatacatacatatatatatatttatatttaacacaCCACCAATTAAACACACAAGATTGAATTGAATTCGTTAATTAATGGCGACTACAACGGAAAAGCAAGTGATGATCGTAGCTATCGACGATAGCGAGCACAGCTACTACGCTTTGGAATGGACGCTCGAGCATTTCTTCACTCCGTTTGGCTCCAATTCTCCTTTCCAGCTCGTCGTCGTTCACGCTAAACCTTCTCCGACCGCCGCTGTGGGTATAGCCGGACCAGGTACGTACGATTCAATCGATTCATATATCGTTCGGAGTCTGGATCAGGTCTTGATTATTAGTAATTTGTTTTGTAGGAGCTGCAGAGATTCTGCCGCTCGTAGATGCTGATTTGAAGAGAATAGCTGCAAGGGTTCTAGAAAAGGCGAAACAAATTTGTATCTCAAAAGGGGTAAGTAATATGCATAATCAATACTATAGTATTTAATTAACAATCATACAGTAGTTAGTCATGAAATTTGTGTTATTAATTGGAAAATGGAATTATATATTGTTAGGTGAATGATGTAATTCTGGAGGTGGGAGATGGAGACGCTAGGAATGTTTTGTGCGAGGCTGTAGAGAAACATAACGCCTCTATCCTGGCTCTGGGCAACCATGGATATGGAGCTATCAAAAGGGCTGTACTTGGAAGTGTCAGCGACTATTGTGCGCACCATGCTCACTGTAGTGTCATGATCGTTAAGAGGCCTAAAATCAAACACTAACTTTCCATTTTTTCGTTTGGTGTTTAAAGCATGCTCCGTCCACTCCGATTTTTCAATAAATACTACTCACTTATCACTAGTACTGGATATTTGTTTGTATAATTAATTGTGTAAGATAAACAAACAGCTGCTTATTATTGTTAATTTGTATTTTGTGGTTGCTCGGTCAATCGTGACACATGTACAATCATACTAATAGTATTTTTAACGTCCGATACTTCTCTCGGACTTCTGTTTTTCTATTCTAAGCACGACAAAACTTCAAGGTTACCATCAACCTATCTATCTATACAATATACAAAGAATATCTACGGCATACGAAGAAATGTTTAGCGGCATACATAACAACATAAATTATTTTGAATCGTATAATTGGATCGGTAATTAAGGAATCGAATTGTTCAataataaatgacgataattttcaCGCGTGCatacacgcatatatatatatatattaagataaaCATTCATTAACTTATTCATTAACTAAAATTTGAAGATTCTATAGACTTGAAATTTCAAAATGCTAGAGAATCAGTCTTGGAGGTCACAAAGCTACATTTTATAGTTGATCATTGTTACACAAAAATGCTAAATATATGGTCAATGGTAGTTTGACCAAGCGTGTAGACGAATCCGTGCGTTGGATTAAATCGAAATTAGTTCTTATAATTTATCTATATTATATAATTAAGGATTGAATCATTTATTTGACATTTTGTGTCAAGGATGAATGAGAAATGGTAGTGCAAATGTTGATGATTTGTGCACGAGTGTATAAAGTCCTACATTGGAAATTTACTACAAACTCAAGTCACATATATAGTGGTTTGAGTGGATTGTAGTTTAAAGTGTGTTGTAGAGAAAGTCTA from Rutidosis leptorrhynchoides isolate AG116_Rl617_1_P2 unplaced genomic scaffold, CSIRO_AGI_Rlap_v1 contig586, whole genome shotgun sequence includes:
- the LOC139884671 gene encoding universal stress protein PHOS34-like; this encodes MATTTEKQVMIVAIDDSEHSYYALEWTLEHFFTPFGSNSPFQLVVVHAKPSPTAAVGIAGPGAAEILPLVDADLKRIAARVLEKAKQICISKGVNDVILEVGDGDARNVLCEAVEKHNASILALGNHGYGAIKRAVLGSVSDYCAHHAHCSVMIVKRPKIKH